The genomic segment gacgcgagcgccGTGCATATGCAGATCTCTGGAAATAAGAAAATCTCTTTCTCGAGCAATAAGATTCCCCCCTGAAGGACTCGCTCAACCTGCCCCTTTGGTGGCAACTCTACAGGACATCTTCACAAAAAAAGCAGCTTTTTATGTTCAAGCAGGTGTCCTATATACTACCACTTCCACACGCGtacgcatacacacataaatGCACAgataactatatatatatatataaatataaataaatatatataaataaatataaatatatatatatatatataaatatatataaatatatatgaacaCATCTATACTTATCTGCTTGtgcacctatatatatatatatatatatatatatatatatatatacatatgaatgtgcatgtacatgcatgtagaGATCTATTCTTACGAGCATTTGAGTTGTTTGAAGGTGCCATAGACATCGATGAGAGGCGTTTCTGGAGGCAACTGAAGCGGCTGTGTTTCGTCAACAAGGCTGGACATGTCGAGGCGGACGTCTTCAATTTCcatgtctgcatgcgcgtctgcgTGCGAAGGCTTTCCGCCTTCGCGCGCGCTCGGCTGCTCGAGGTAGCCGGCTGAGGGCATCCGGCAAAACAAGTGacttttcctgtctctctcagctcCTCCCCGTCGCCCCTGCTCGCGCGTGGCGGAGACGCTTCCCTTCTCGAATTCatgcgccgcttctctctcgctcgcctctctcgtctccaaCGACGCACGCAACTCGCCTTCTCGCAAACacaacgaagacgaagaagaagcggaagaggaagaagaggaggaagaggaggaggaagaaaggtgCTGTGTTGGAGTATCCCAACTTGGAGATGGAGAagtcgacagcgagaggagtTCCACGTTTTCTTCAGACCCTGAGAAGGTCGGAAGCCAAGCGATTGGGTGTCCCCGTTCAACGTCGCGAGCGTCTGCACTCTCTCGTGaatcgaggagaaaggcagagagatcTCGTGCCTCCAtgtccttcttccccctcaactgctccgtctcctctccaggtCCTTCTTCCCGGCTGTCGGCTTCGTGTCCTGTCTCAGAgcagagcagcagcggctgcaCGCGCCGGCGCCCGctccggtgtacgtacagcagagagaccgcgCCGCGTCTCCACCGCGCTGACGCGGCGAacgaagaactggagaacgagacgaaaGTGTGGGCGTGGATGAACGGGTGTTGAGAGCGCAGCAGCTCCTCCAAAACGTCTCGCAAGCGGTGCGAGCAGAGGTAGCCCAGCACCACGCGCGACTCCGAGTCCAGGACGACTGGAAAGCCTTCAAACGGATGTctggaagaaacggaaaacaaagaagactCAAACTGAAGAGTGAGGAGAGActgaaaacaagaaaaagaagaaaagcagaaagagaggggaggcaaggacagcgagagatcgaaagggagagaaggagagacagaatggagggagagcgagagagtaagggagaaaaagagggtgggaagaacgagaaagcgTCTGCGTCGGTTTCGACGAATGTCGGCGTGACTTGAAGGTGAAAAGGATATCGTCAGGTTTTACATTGATAGTTGCCGACAGATATGTTTAAGAGACAGGAACTCTCTGAACGGTTTCCTCACTTGGAGACAAGGTGCAGAAGATCGCCGAGCGTTCGCCTCTCGTTGACGGCAAGAAAAACCACGTTTCTTTCCATGACGTCTGCAGCTCGCAGATTCGCGAAGGAGACCTGGAAACGCGAACAGAACGGCTCTCGCTTTGAACGTAAGACGCAACGCAACGTCAAAAGAGACTTCCGTCAGTCAAACGCGAGACGAGTCTCTGAGTTTTTCCACACGAAGAAATGAACAGATATCTCCTTTGACTGACAGCTCTGGTTCACGACACGAAGTCACTCCACACCGCGAGGTCACTCCCCGGACGCCGAAACGCTGCGAAAGCTCTAGACCCACTCACTCGCACAAGGGCAGACTCGCGAACCTGTATACACCCAGAAGCAACCGGAAGGACAAGGAACTCAACACACCACGAAGGAACATCTGGATACGGCATGCCTATTGTACGCAGGTGCCGCATCACGAGGAACGGAGGAGTGAAAAGGACTCCTGTGCAGGCGTCGACCGCGGTACGTACTTCCTGCGTATGGAACATGAAGGGATAGCGCTTGCAGACGAGGAGGCCGTCGTAGAGGGAGTAGCCGCAGAGGGCACCGCTGACTCCTTTTGCGAcgccgagagcgaggaggaaggggagTCCGAAGGCCGAGGAATTGGGCGAGCCTTGCGCTTGAGAAGAGATTTCCATCATGAGGAGCACCAGCGACAAATTCATTCGTGTGATgccgcagagaaaggagacggcgCCCACGAGAGCGTAGCTGCTCGGAGAAGGATTCACCGTCATGAAAGGGTACGCCATGTTCAGTTTCAACACCAACAGACCGACCAGGCGCCCGTACGCAGAGCCGATctgcgaggcagagacacacaaagaggtccgaaaaaacacaaaggtCCGCAGGCGGGGGGGAGACGCGTAGCAGCtgtggggagagaaacgaagaacagaCATGCAAAGCGCGGGGACAGACTGGCGTTTGAAAGAGGCAAAAACCGATTCAGCAACCTGGCTCTCCCGGATGGAGCGTCAGAGGGGGCTGTGCTGGTGCTCTCTCAAAACAGCAGGTGTCGAAAGACAGGAACAGACGCATGCTTTTGCGTGTTCTGTTCTCTTCACTTTAGTCGGAAACGAATCGACTTCTCTCAGCGGTCATCGCGACAATGCCCACATTTTCTACTTCCACTCGCGACCTGGCCTGCTGTCTCAGTCCTCTCTCGaattctcctttcttctcccatCCCTCTCCGTGCTTCGCTCTTGACCCCCCGACTccttgtcttccttctctcctcgtctgacTCCTTTACaagttcctttcttccttcccgtcaccttcctttcttcttgctcgcaTTTCTCGCGCGGCACTTTCTCTTTGTGTCGTCCTCACAATCAAGGCTGGAACGAAGATGCCTGCAGGCAGCGCGAGGCCGAACGTGGCGACAGCGAGCGAAAATttgaggaggaggagaagaaacagttcGCCGAGCACGGCGGCGTCGAGGCGATACGCCGAGCCTGGGAGCCCTGGAGGTGTCGAGGCCTCTCCGGCTGTCTCGACGCccaaaggagagacgaagagagcaggcgcatgcagcgactcagaaaacgaagaaatcGGAACGGACGGTGGAAAGGAGGCAGGTGCAGGAGCGCACATCCCAAAGCGATCCACGGGGTGCCCCGCTGTCGACGAACATCTCGAGAAAAGATTCACTGCAGAttgaaaaaacgaaaagaaaacataTCGAGGAAAGCATACAGATATacttatacatatacatatacacagatCTACATATAAAATATGGGCGTGTGAGTGTTCAGACATATTTAGATGTAGGAGCGAAATGCAAAAAAACAACTGAGACGGGGAAAAGCAAGGCATGCTGGCATACTCTAGACGCATCGACGAAAATAGTCGGAGACGTGTACGTCGCAACAACACTGAGGGAAGACAttggagaaaaaaacgagacatGGTGATTCGCTGACGACCAAAGGCGTACCCTCTCGCCCGACAGACCAAGCCTTTCTGCACGGTCTTTGaacttttctctctcgttcgtctctctgtgttcgcGCGCTTCTACAGTtcaccttctttctcttttctctgtctccttcttgtgctttccctcatcttcttctcaccGAGAAGGTCTCCTGAGGAGGCGCCGACCATCGGGAACACGAAGTTGACAAgggcagtgcatgcagcgacgcagacgcagtcGGCAATGGGTCCCTGACTTTGAATTTTCTCCAACGTCTTTCTGAGAAACGatttctcccctctcgcatcttcctcccctctccctgcttcttccgtctcccgacctcctcgtctctcctccctcttcacctctccctcttcttctccgccttcttctcccgttccGCTGCGTTGGGCCTGTGCGTGAGTTCGCGGCTCCGTCGCCGTTCGCCTGGAGTTTCGGCGGCAGTCTGTGCTGTCCTCTGCTGCGCGAGGCGCTGGCCGATGCGCTCGCCGGAGTTGCGCGGCGCGGAGCGCTAACCAGATGAACACAGGGCCGAGGACGCCGCCGAGGAGCCCCAGCAGAGCGAAGGGCAGAAGTTCGACGACTTCGAACGTATGGAAGAAGTCTGCCGAGTCGCGCAGCCAGCGGGAAGGCCCCCCGCGGGAGAAGGGTGAGAAGAAGCCGGTTTTCGAGTCCTTCGGCGTCGCCTGCGAGTTCAGGATTTCCAGCACagtcgacgcagagacgcacgCGCAGCAGCACAGCCAGAGCGCGGACCCTGGGAGATCTGAAGCGCCCATCTCCTCGAAAGCAAACAAGACGCCTGCGATTGGACTCCCAAAGGCGCAGCTCATCCCCGCCGCGCTCGCGGCCGCCAGCAGAGGCTTCTGCACACTCTCCTCCCGACTGCGCAAAAAGCGCCCGCGCAAGCACCGCGTCTTGCCTTCCCACGGTGCAGACGCAGGACGCGGAGAGGACGGCGAGggagcaaaagaagaagaagacgaggcgggGAGGCGAGGAGGGCGGGAGGGAGACACGGGGGCAGAGACGGACGAAGGCAGGAGAGATGCATGGTCGCAGGCGTCCTCACGGTTCTCTCTGTggggagacgacggaggcaGACACTGGGGaaagcgtttctttcttcgaggAGCGCCGGGCGACGGGGAGCAGAGCCGCAGGAGCAGATGCGCCCAGCAACAAGCGACGTGAACCATTGGGCCTTCTTTTCCAAGCACGAGGCCGCTGCCAACTgccagagagaggccgaaAATCTTCACAATCAACACAGTCGCGGACAACACATGGGGGAGAGAACGGAAGCCGTTCAAGAGCACCTTGACTTCAGCAAttcctgaaaaaagaaacgaatgAAACGACAGCGGTCACATcaaaaagggagaaggccTAGCAACGCGCAAGCCACTCTTCGAGACTTCCCCGAttcctgtctgcttctcagGTGACGCTTTCCATCCGTCgacctctttcttcttcgtcctttcctttcttctccttctctgcttgccTTGTCCctcccgttcttctcctcgttttgcGCTCGAATTCCATACTGCTTTCTTGTTCCTTAAGTTTCgatgtttttctcctttctcccgaACTGGAGGTTTTCGCTCTCACCCGAGCCTGCGGCTTTCGGAGCCAAGGCGCAGACAAGCCAtgcggcggcggcgactGCGCCGATTGTCAcgagagcgaaaaagagaaaatcgAAGATGACGCGCGCGACGCGTCTCGCTCCCGCGCCTGTTActctcgccgcctcgcgaacgaaagaagaaagtgactccgaaaaggaaggcgcagaatccggagagaaagaaggagaagaagagcgagaaagaagtacagacaccggagaagaaggagatggaGGCACAGAtggggacgaagaagacagaggtacagagggagaggaaggaggagatgaaggaggagacgaagacgaagtaGGCAGAGGCAtagaaggagaggaagcggatgaaggcgaaggagaagaaggaacatgCGGTGGTAATGGAAGAACggaggggggagaagaagagtgagaagaagacgaggacggagaaggaggtaccggtgcagagagagacgaagaaggtggtggagaagacggaggcaCAGGTACagatggaggagaagaaggaagcagaggcatggatggagaagacggaggtaCAGGtacagagggagaggaagagtaaggagaagaaggatgaACCGGCGAAAACGAAGGTTGTTTGGGTTGgtggggagaaggaaagttgacagaaaggcgacgagaagagacaacgggagagagagatgagaggGAAATCACgttggagacagaagacggaTGTGAAGGCAAGGGTTCGAGTGTAACGACACCTGAATACggttgcttcttttctccagacgCCGTTGTCTCATTACGTTTGCTCTCTTCCAGAGCCGACGTCACAGGCCCCGGAGGCGgggacgaaagagaagaagccacagtagaagaagacgagggaggaagagccgaaggaggagaggaaggagacgaagaggacgacggaggaaaagtcgagaaagaagtAGGATCGCCTTGAGAGTTTCGCGGAGactggacagagagagaagcgacagggagaggaggagacgaagaaacaactGGAGCGGTCCTTTCCCTGTCTTTCGTCGTGGCGGCAAGAGAAGGGGAGCTGGCTTTGTCGAGGTCTGAACTGTTCTgcgttgcttctttttcagaGCCAGAAAGACGCCCCGATGCCGGGCTGCCGTTGCTCGCATTTTCCCTCGGATGACTTGTTTTGTCTACCTCCGCcgattcgtttctcttctcgggtGCCTCGTCAGCCGGTCCCTGCGCTCTCTCCGACAAGTCCGCAgagggggaaggagaagaggagggagaagaagaagacggaggagaggaagagggaggagaaggagggggaggagacgaagaaggaggaggggaagaagaagagggagaagaagacgacggaggagaagaagggggaggagacgaaggagagggaggagagggaggagaggaagagggaggagaagaagacggaggagaggaagggggaggagaaggagacggaggagaggaagagggaggagacgaaggagagggagaagtagaagaagacggaggagaaggagggggaggagacgaagaaggaggaggggaagaagaagagggagaagaagacgacggaggagaagaagacggaggagacgaagaaggaggaggggaagaagaagagggagaagaagacgacggaggagaagaagggggaggagacgaaggagagggaggagaggaagagggaggagaagaagacggaggagaggaagggggaggagaaggagacggaggagaggaagagggaggagacgaaggagagggagaagtagaagaagacggaggagaagaagacggaggagaggaagagggaggagacgaaggagagggagaagtagaagaagaaggagaagaagacggagaagaagaagagggaggagaaagggaaggacgCATCTTCAGATCCGCGTGGACGAAGGGTTCAGACGTCGGGCCGAGGACAAGAGCAGACCAGGACAGCCACGTCggcggaaagagaagacgcgccgCTTTCGCGGCCTCGCCACCCTCCGCAGATTTCCCCCCTCTGCCCACTGCATCAGCCGATTCAGTGGACGACGAAGCAtctggagacgaagcaggcgaagaaagaggagaagacgacgggagaggagagaactgAAGGGAGGGAGGCGCTGGTGGGATGCATGCATTGTTAGCGAAGTCTACAGTGAAGGCGGATCCGCAGCACTgcctgagaagaagagtcacAAGCCACGACACGAGTCGATCATTTACTGCAAGTTTCGTGATCTCTGCAGCACAATCAACTTCGCACACATTCTCCAGTTCTGCTGGATTCGTCTTCGCTAAAACGAACGTAGCAGGCACCGTTGAAGCGTCCTGCAGCGCTCCCGCGCAGCCAGAGACGGAGGGGACTTTGCAGAAACGTGCAAGAACACTCTGCGAGTCCATTTACTCGAAGAACTCCCCCACAACAAACGTTGGCCTTCTTTACTTCACACCATCGACGCTTCGCTCTGCGAAAGTCGAGCTACGAGCTGGAACTCTGCTACTTAGtccgcatgcacagagaccGAGCTCCGTGGCGCCTTTTACCCTCCGACGTTCGTAGCGGATGCTGAATGTCTACCCCGCTCGACCAGCGTCGTTTCCTCAATGGGTACCTCAACGTAGGAAGCGCACACAGCACGGACATCGCAGACCTGGCTGGCGTGTATCGGCGGAACATGGAGAAGCACAAAGTCAATTTTCGGCGATGGAAACAAACAGAGGCAGGCCCTTGCAGTTCCTCGCggctctgaagaagacgctgcTTCGGACAACGAGACACTGAGGTTTGTTCACCGAAAAaccgcgagagacgagaagaaacatcTAAAAACGACGCAGCACGGCAGGCAAGCTGCAGAGGGTTgacagtctcttcttcactttcgtcgtctgtcttcgtcttgtctttcttctgtttcgtcacCAGCGCTTATCGTGTCTTCAACTGGTGGCATCTCTGTCTTAAAGCGTCTACTCTTCACCGCCTCCGCTGGGCTGCTACAtatcccttctctctcgtctaGTGTGAGAATTGTGGGCTGCGCGTCCTCCTCAGCGCGCCACTGCCTCCCCCGTTTGTGGCAGACgaacacagagacgaacACACAGTCTCCCGACGGTCTCTCCGGTCTCGAGGACTCTGCGTGGTCCAGGTACGAAAAGGATTTTtattttttctcgcttcgcttcgCCCCCGAAACGCTTTTCTGTACGCACTCTCTGTCGAGCCAGAAGAACGAACGACAGAAGCCGACGCGGAGGTCGCTGACGAAGGTGGACGCGTGGTGGATGTAGAACGCAGAGAATCCAGTGAAGAGCCCTACGAGGGCGGCGAGGACCCAGACCTCGAGAACCTCGAACAGCTGGCGCTTCcccggtgtacagacagtcCGCTTGGCCGTGAGGAGCAGCCGCCGCAGGAGAGCCGCAACATGCACTGCGAGGAGAACCGCCACGCGGAGCAGAACTGCGAAAACCAGCAGCGCAGGCACCAGACaccaggtgtacgtacaccccgcGACGCGGCGGCCgagacgcagcagcgacgccggagcagccgcatgcaggcggCGCGGGCGCGGCAGAGCTCCACGTCTCggggcgggagagaagagcggcaaaaaagaggcagcagaggctTCGGAGTCCCCTAGAAAACGCGAACTCGCCTCCGAGAAATGATGAGTTTCTGAATCCTTGAGGAGGATGCGCTCGAAGGAGGGCTGTCGGCCGTCTGTGGAGAGGgactctcgctcttcttctctctgggaGGATAGAGGCTTGAGCGGAATCTCCTGTGGCCGCCGCTCCTGGCGAGAAGAGCCGGAGACGAGCCCAACTAGCGGCAGCGCGACCGCGAACCCTGAGGCTCTGACTTCTGAGAAGCTGTGCACAGAGGCAGTCTCGCGCCCGTGTGGAGACTCCGCAGAACACACCAGACTCTCAAACAGCGGAGAAGATTCCTccaaagacgcagacgaagaaaacgggaacgaagaggggggagaagaagagaagcaacaggaagaagagttctCTGGATTACTCAGCGGATTGGGAGCAAGGGGGAGAGTCAAACGTTTTGATGTTGTGCCTTCGTTGACGTCTCTGTTTagcgaaggaaaggagggCAGCGGCGCGGTCGCAGAAGGCGCATGCGTGGAAACGGAGTCGCCAGCCTCTCGCTGGCTGTTCTTCCCCGCCCCCGTctgctgtatgtacacctctcGCGGGCTCTGTgactcccttcttctcctgccaGGACGAGGCTCTTCCCCTCCGCCGCTCGGTGAAGCTGGCAtgatgcagagacgaaggggagggagaagaagagaaagaggagaagtggaggaagaggacgcaggGGCAGCTAGCCGAGTCGTCCGGAGTTACTCGCCACTGCCGCCGGTCATGTCGTCGCGCTTTTGTCGAAGGGGAGACATGGGAGGAGAGTCTGGTGGCTTTGACAGAGCATGAGAAGGATGGACAATGAACAGAAAGGTCCGCTGTCGCTGCACACAGATACGAGGGCGGTGAACGGCGCGGGCAGGCGGTTCAGCAGCGGTCCTTTGCAGAAGTTGACgtagagaagagaacgcgagtcTCTGGGCTTCGAGCAAAGGATAGAAGCTGCGTGGTTGGTACCATCTCCAAATATCAGAGATAAAAGAGCGTATTTTGTCTCCGGGAGAACGTGCAGGCCGCGACGCTTTCGATATAGGCACACGAAATTGGCTGGGCGGAGTCAAAAGAGGGGGGAAGAGTGCAGAAACTCGGGCgtggaagtggagagagaagccgcttttcgtctctccctgtctgcgtctcgtctctctcgtttttctcagctctctctctcggtcttctttgtcttctctcggggCCTCTGTGTGGCTTTGTCGTCTGCGCCTCGCCGAGCGCGGGCGAGGTTGGAGCAGCCAGGGAATGAGTCGGTTTTCGCAGAAAGATGTGAAAGCGTCCGCgtgcagacgagaaagcacaGGAAGCAAGCGTTCCACCTTTTTGGGTGTCTTTACACCCGAAAAGCGGCGAGTGTTTTCGAGcgctgcctcgtcttcctcctcgaccTTGTCCTGGGCCCCACGCAGGTTTGCAGGCGACTTTGCGGGTCTCTCCATGCGCCGCAtgcgtctttttttctttttcctgtcgaCTCTCGGACACCGAGACGCAGAGGTTCATCTGTGCGAGTCTGTTCTTcgcagaaaaaggcgagTCCGTGTGTCGAAGCAAGCCATCGCTGCATGTGGCTACAACTTCTCGTTCGGTGTCGGCTCTGCGCTCCTCTCGCCCTCGACTGGCTTGGTCCTtgttgcctctctcgctcgttgtgtcttcttttccggtctctctgcttcctgtaGAGGCACACGTCTTTCTTCGGATGTCTCCCGCTTTCCCCTTGAacaggaagacaggagacgctctcttctcccagAGATAAGCCGCGGGCGAACAAAGACCTCTTCATGCACAGAGAAGGAGCTGGCGAGAAGGTTTCTGCAGCTCAGTCGATCTCTTCTGAAATCCACCAacgcagacagacgaaaatggagaaggaaaggaaagcaaCAAGTTAGGAGGCAGGAGGGAGCAAAGCTCGGACGCCCAGcccctgctgtctccgatCTGCGGCAACGACCTGAGACACCAGCAGACACGTTCTGCGCCCAGAAACTCCTGTTGCCGTCCTGAGGAACTCTTtcgtccttgtctctctcctccacttcttcttgGTCTGCTCTCCCCTACGCGACCTTCGCCTCGGGcagcctctcctctcttctttccttctcatCAACCTGcgctcgacttctctctcgtgtctgaGAACAGTCGACCtcgtctgccttcctcgtcaCCCGCAAagattatatatatatatatatatatatatatatatatatatttatgtattcGTATGCCCgaattacatatatatatatatatatatattgtatgCATTGGTGTGTTTCTCGCAAGTGTGTGTACATGCGtggggagaaaaaagagtaGGAGGGAGACGCGCTTTGCCCCCGCAGATCGTGAATTGTGGAACGTATTGCTCCGGAAGAACGTGATCGGAGCGATTCAGCTGGAGAAGATGGCGACGCCTGCGCCCTTTAAAATCTTCAAGGCCTCGCCGCCTCCCGCGCCAACGGGTCGGAAGCCCACTGGGTACCGAggtgaggaaggagacactttgCTCGGCAAAAGAACGGTGTCGATCCTGCGAGAAGGCCTTGTCGGCCTCGAGCGAGCAAAGGTGGATGTGGAGGCAGCGAAAGGGCAGGCGAGAATGAGGGAGGtggagagcggagaaagagggaaagagaaagaaggagagagagggagaaaaggagactcgagagagatgatggacagaaagagagcacGATAACTgtcggaagaggaagaagaaagacaggaagagaataagagcgtggagagaaaggagaaaagtcagagaaaggagagagaggcgaaagagaagcgggTCGATGGATCTCCAGAACAGTGTCTGGAACTTGCTTTCCaagggaaaaaggaaaaaaatgTCGTCGAGCAAAGAAAGGAGTCTTTGTTTCATTGCCCCCACCCGCGGGAGGACGCAAGAGACGCCTGTCCATACGGCTCTCGCAATTCGCCACAGTCCCGTGCGCCACTTGGCAAACGCATCAAATTATATAATTGTGTATTCACGCCTttgcagctgcatgcgtttatatatatatatatatatatatatatatatatatatatatatatatgtatatgtatatatatatatataggcatcTGTGTAAAGCAGAATTTCAGAGGCGTAGGGTGGGGAAGAAGGTCGTCTGTTGGTGGTTTAGTTTGAGAATAGATTCTCTGTGTGTAGCAGTATCTCTGTATTTGAGTTCGAAAAAGTCGGTTGTTGTAATCTAAATAATCCAAATTAACTTGAGACACCTGGACGTGAGTgaatctgtttttctctcttttacAGGCAACCACTGGCACAAAAAAGTTCTGTACGACCCCGTCTACCCCACAACGAAAGTGagtgtttttcgtttttttccaaCTTTCTTTTCACTTGTGTCGACCTTTCCTCCATTCGCGTCGTACTCGCCGTACGTGTAtggtctccctctctctcctctttgctctccacgttcttcctctcttgctctctttctgcttcctttttcttctgtctgttgctcttctcttctcgctgttccactgtctgtctccccgtcctctctctcttcgccttccctccttcgctctcgtttctgcgcctctttctcgctctctttttctctctccgctcccCCGCGTCTGTGCGTAAATCCACGCGTGCATGTGTTTCTCTGGCGTTTCCTCTCAGGTCCCCGCAGCTCTGGTTCCGCGGTACCCGATCGACTGGCGCAACGGCGGCCGCGCACTGCTCATCGCTGCTCTCTCGAAGTTGGAAGGCGCATCTGCTCTCCAGCGGCGCATTTTCTTGCGGGAGAACAGCCGCGAGAGTCAGGTCCCGCagacgcctctgtctccctttcagaccggttcttctgcctccggAGGCGGCGCCTACTTGGTTTCTTCCCTCGGACGGAAGCGGAGCTACGTCGGGCGGATCGCCGTCAGTCTGATGCCTCGCCACAGACAGATCGCGGACTACCAGCGCGTCGGCGGCTTCTGTTCGCCGCGGTGCTTCTCGGAGTGCTCCAAGGAGCTCCGCCGCTGTCTGTGCGCGTGGAGATGCACAGGCTTCCACGAGCATGTCGTTCAAATGGACGGCATGCTCGGCGAATACAAGGGCGAAgtgaagacggagaagcccctcttctccgttctcagACGACAGGCCAGACGAAACGCGTAAGCGCGTGACGAagtcccccccccccaccccccctcccccccgcGAGCGAAAGACTGCGTATAGCGGGGGGCTTTCTGTGGGAGCGTTGCCACCGCG from the Toxoplasma gondii ME49 chromosome IX, whole genome shotgun sequence genome contains:
- a CDS encoding chloride transporter, chloride channel (ClC) family protein (encoded by transcript TGME49_265500~Predicted trans-membrane domain (TMHMM2.0):272-295:316-339:1070-1093:1113-1136:1145-1163:1258-1281:1353-1376:1574-1597:1600-1623:1642-1665:1679-1702), which translates into the protein MPASPSGGGEEPRPGRRRRESQSPREVYIQQTGAGKNSQREAGDSVSTHAPSATAPLPSFPSLNRDVNEGTTSKRLTLPLAPNPLSNPENSSSCCFSSSPPSSFPFSSSASLEESSPLFESLVCSAESPHGRETASVHSFSEVRASGFAVALPLVGLVSGSSRQERRPQEIPLKPLSSQREEERESLSTDGRQPSFERILLKDSETHHFSEASSRFLGDSEASAASFLPLFSPAPRRGALPRPRRLHAAAPASLLRLGRRVAGCTYTWCLVPALLVFAVLLRVAVLLAVHVAALLRRLLLTAKRTVCTPGKRQLFEVLEVWVLAALVGLFTGFSAFYIHHASTFVSDLRVGFCRSFFWLDREQCCGSAFTVDFANNACIPPAPPSLQFSPLPSSSPLSSPASSPDASSSTESADAVGRGGKSAEGGEAAKAARLLFPPTWLSWSALVLGPTSEPFVHADLKMRPSLSPPSSSSPSSSPSSSTSPSPSSPPSSSPPSSSPPSSSTSPSPSSPPSSSPPSPSPPPSSPPSSSPPSSSPPSPSSPPPSSPPSSSSPSSSSPPPSSSPPSSSPPSSSSPSSSSPPPSSSPPPPSPPSSSTSPSPSSPPSSSPPSPSPPPSSPPSSSPPSSSPPSPPSPSSPPPSSPPSSSSPSSSSPPPSSSPPPPSPPSSSPPSSSSPSSSPSPSADLSERAQGPADEAPEKRNESAEVDKTSHPRENASNGSPASGRLSGSEKEATQNSSDLDKASSPSLAATTKDRERTAPVVSSSPPLPVASLSVQSPRNSQGDPTSFSTFPPSSSSSPSSPPSALPPSSSSTVASSLSSPPPGPVTSALEESKRNETTASGEKKQPYSGVVTLEPLPSHPSSVSNVISLSSLSPVVSSRRLSVNFPSPHQPKQPSFSPVHPSSPYSSSPSVPVPPSSPSMPLLPSSPPSVPVPPSSPPPSSSLSAPVPPSPSSSSSHSSSPPSVLPLPPHVPSSPSPSSASSPSMPLPTSSSSPPSSPPSSPSVPLSSSSPSVPPSPSSPVSVLLSRSSSPSFSPDSAPSFSESLSSFVREAARVTGAGARRVARVIFDFLFFALVTIGAVAAAAWLVCALAPKAAGSGIAEVKVLLNGFRSLPHVLSATVLIVKIFGLSLAVGSGLVLGKEGPMVHVACCWAHLLLRLCSPSPGAPRRKKRFPQCLPPSSPHRENREDACDHASLLPSSVSAPVSPSRPPRLPASSSSSFAPSPSSPRPASAPWEGKTRCLRGRFLRSREESVQKPLLAAASAAGMSCAFGSPIAGVLFAFEEMGASDLPGSALWLCCCACVSASTVLEILNSQATPKDSKTGFFSPFSRGGPSRWLRDSADFFHTFEVVELLPFALLGLLGGVLGPVFIWLALRAAQLRRAHRPAPRAAEDSTDCRRNSRRTATEPRTHAQAQRSGTGEEGGEEEGEVKREERRGGRETEEAGRGEEDARGEKSFLRKTLEKIQSQGPIADCVCVAACTALVNFVFPMVGASSGDLLVNLFSRCSSTAGHPVDRFGMCAPAPASFPPSVPISSFSESLHAPALFVSPLGVETAGEASTPPGLPGSAYRLDAAVLGELFLLLLLKFSLAVATFGLALPAGIFVPALIIGSAYGRLVGLLVLKLNMAYPFMTVNPSPSSYALVGAVSFLCGITRMNLSLVLLMMEISSQAQGSPNSSAFGLPFLLALGVAKGVSGALCGYSLYDGLLVCKRYPFMFHTQEVSFANLRAADVMERNVVFLAVNERRTLGDLLHLVSKHPFEGFPVVLDSESRVVLGYLCSHRLRDVLEELLRSQHPFIHAHTFVSFSSSSFAASARWRRGAVSLLYVHRSGRRRVQPLLLCSETGHEADSREEGPGEETEQLRGKKDMEARDLSAFLLDSRESADARDVERGHPIAWLPTFSGSEENVELLSLSTSPSPSWDTPTQHLSSSSSSSSSSSSASSSSSLCLREGELRASLETREASEREAAHEFEKGSVSATREQGRRGGAERDRKSHLFCRMPSAGYLEQPSAREGGKPSHADAHADMEIEDVRLDMSSLVDETQPLQLPPETPLIDVYGTFKQLKCSMCLLSRHGRLHGMITKGTFMPYMKFKHFQAD
- a CDS encoding hypothetical protein (encoded by transcript TGME49_265480); protein product: MSRFSQKDVKASACRRESTGSKRSTFLGVFTPEKRRVFSSAASSSSSTLSWAPRRFAGDFAGLSMRRMRLFFFFLSTLGHRDAEVHLCESVLRRKRRVRVSKQAIAACGYNFSFGVGSALLSPSTGLVLVASLARCVFFSGLSASCRGTRLSSDVSRFPLEQEDRRRSLLPEISRGRTKTSSCTEKELARRFLQLSRSLLKSTNADRRKWRRKGKQQVRRQEGAKLGRPAPAVSDLRQRPETPADTFCAQKLLLPS